The region ttgtccaccaggagttaacgtgaggattcgttggtgatTAATGGAACACTTTTTGTAAGATGAAAATGCAGGTTGGAGACGCAATTCTTCTTAAACTTTACTTGTCGTACACGGACGGCAgcgagagcgacaacacttcccgTAAGTGAATGACTGAACAGCAGATCAACAattgacacatcaacttagctacttgtacaaaaaaaaaaaagaaagatgtatgAATGTCTAAATAGtcattctggaaacataaatgtacaagtaaatgtgtattttaacaaattaacttaaatgcttgatcctctgGGTGTgaaccttcgcaaagcgagtcGTCTTTATCATTgggcagtacccaacgcttcaaagtgtgaatgctaaatatgatatggttaatctctgctaaagtaATTACTATCTCtttatttgaaaacctgaccaaaaagtattggcacaaacatccaagTGCGCTACGCgtatttctcgcaaatttgccactttataaagtcacaaagcTCCGAGTTAATGTCTTGTAAattttgtgaggtttttttcccacaaatttgccactttataatgtggcaaatttgcaagtttatttgccataaatttgttttgtttttctcgcaaatttgccactttatgtcacaaatttgtgagtttattcgTCATtagtttgtgagtttttcttgcaaattgcCACTTTATGCTACaaatttttgaatttatttgtcataaatttgttttgtttttctcgcaTATTTGTGACTTTGTCACAAATGTGCAAGTttatttctcacaaatttgccactttatattgtggcaaatttgcgagttaatCCGTCAAAGTTTTTAggtttttcttgcaaattgccactttataatggcacaaatttgcgagtttatttctcgtgattttttgtgattttttttttcttgcgaaTTTGCCATATTATGTCACAAAGCTGtgagtttatttctcataaatttgttatttttcttgcaaatttgacattttataatgtcacaaatgtgcgattttatttttctcataaaaaatttatgagtttctcacaaatctgccactttgtcACGAGTTTGcaagtttatttatgtatttatgtaaatttgtgaggtttttctctctcaaatttgccacattaTGTCACAAACCTGTgagaaatttgtgagtttatctCTTGTCATTTCGCGAGTTTAAAattttcacaaatttgccactttataatatcACTAAATTTGCGGGTTTATTtgtcataaatttgtgagtttatttcttgtaaatttgagggggggggggtgttcctggcaaatttgcgagtttatgtGTCAGAAATATGTgagtttttctcgcaaatttatttctcgtaaatttgtgacgttttttttctcgcaaattttctattttataatgtcgcaaatatatttcatatgacatatattagtttttttttctgaatataaaaaaaatcaaaatgtatacATAGCCATAATACCCAAAACAGCGCGACCGTGAACCCGGAACCTGAGATAGAAGCGAGTTTACATGATTAAAATTTCAATGTACAAATATTAGTAAATGTTCCCCACAGCCCACCAGTGAAAATGACAATGTCTGTTTTGCTCTCCTGCATAAATGTGTCAATTTCTCGTTTTTGAAGGTATGAGGATGGTTTCCTGTTGGCCAACCCGGGCAGCGTGGACCTCGTCGAGAGGCAGCCGGCGGAGGAGGAGAACGAGCGCCTGAGGGAAATCGTGACGTCGCTGCGTTCGGCCATGGCCGCCGAGCGCTCCAAGAGGGAGGGCGCCGAGCGGGAGTGCGCCGCCGTGCTGCAGGAGTTCGACCGCCTGGAGCAGCGTCTGCTCGGAGCCGAGGGCTGCCAGCTGCGAGTTCGCGAGCTGGAGGCGGAGCTCCAAGAGATGCAGCTGCTGAGGAAGTCCAGGGCGTGTCTGATGGAGGACGGCATCGAGACGTTGCTCGGCAACGGCCCCGAGACGGACACGCCGGATGAACCCGCCGTCGTGGACGCTGGAGGCGAAGTGGGCAAAGGCGAGCCGGGAGGCCCCGTGAGGAAGAGCTGCAGCGACACGGCGCTGAACGTCGTCACGGTCCGCGACCCCCCCGGGAGGCGCCAGTCGGGGCGCAAACGAGGCATGTCTATCCTGAGCGAGGTAGACGAGCAGTACCACGCCCTGCTGGAGAAGTACGAGGAGCTGCTGGGGAAGTGCCGGCGCGACGAGGAGAGCCTGTGCCACGCCGAGGTGCAGACATCGCGCCCCGTCTCCAGGGACCCCTCCTTGAAGGAGTACAGCGTGGCCTGCACGGGGGCGGCCGGCTCcccgcccactcccccccaCACCCCGTCCACGCCGGAAGCCTTGGAGGGCATCAGCAGGCAGGTGGAGCAAGTGGACAAACGTCTGAGTCAGAACACGCCCGAGTACAAAGCGCTCTTCAAGGAGATCTTCTCCCGCTTGCAGAAGACCAAAAGCGACGTGAGCGCTACCAAGGGCAGAAAAAGTGGGAAATGAGCGCCTTTGTGCAGCTCCAGCTCTACAGAACATGGATGGATTGTTATTTCTaaaatgttagattttttttttcttccctcttgCTTCTAATAAGTGATTGCCTCATGGATGTTTATCAGAGCTCTGAAGGTTTGTCATTCAACTAATTTGTGTGACATGAAGCAAATGAAACAAAGCAGATTATGTGGATAtagtaaatataattaaataactgacttgtgcaaaacaaaaaaagttttgtataGTTTTCTGTCCTGGTTGAGATTTATGAATGCACTCATGACTTCATGCCTCAAGCTACCACCGAATGTGGCATTTAAAGCAGGGTTTCCCCAACCGTTGTGGAGCCAAGGtacatgttttacattaaaatgtgtcttaaaagtaaaatataaaatattgtgacataaaaccaagcaaatgtcacaaaatgcatatacagtaaaGCCTGTCTCACAAATTGACTTAGTGTGAAATTTTAGcgctacaattatttttttataatattgagtattttgttgattaatttattgatttaaaaaaacaagtgttcaTTCCtatactaacaaaaaaaaacaggacttctAATTGACGGTATACAAACATtaagttactggtttggtcttcAGCATcggaatatttactgttgagaggcaaATATTTACTAGTTGTCGATCATTAGTTGTTGTTGCTTGAGTGAAATTATTTTGTCTGTATGGTGACAAAGTGTTTAAAAGGATAATTAACTAATTTAGTCATTgtcagcagtaagaagatattttgtcttTAACATTTGTTATGTATATCATTAATACCCTTAAAACCTCATTTTGACAcccgctgtcgactgaagatgacatcacgggtGCAGGAAatggtaatgaccaatcatggctcagtttgctgaccaaacccagaaaacaggtgagccgtgattggtcgttacctatttcctcagaacaagtgatgtcatcttcattcgacagcaaatggaaaaatgtgttttaaaggtatttattgtacatgtaaaataatgacgtaattaaattaattctggacataCTAACTTTTTAGTGCTGAAAGGAGTTAAGTGTCtcattaatgcagattaattgtaccttctgccatctagtggaggagcatttaattgttgtgCCTGTCAcaaggttgagaaacactgctgtCATTCAACATGTAGAATTCTCTTGAATTGGTGGATTTAAATAAGCTTTTAATCTGCCTTGTCCCCGaaatgtgtttgttgaacaACACCAACCTTTCCCCTCACAACTGCCAAATTGTACAGTGCGTGCGTTTCAAAGTGAACTAATGTTTTTGCTCTATAACATGTCAATTCTGtgttaattaaaaacaagatcatttttgcatgtttttgttgtgtgtaaTGAACGAGGACACATTtgaatttcaacattttaatgtCATCACAGGAGCTCGTAAGTGGGCAGCAATATAGCAAACACTGATTTTAACCCCGACCCAAACACCAGAAAGATCCGAATGAAGCTGCAGCTTCTGTCACAgtaagaaaaatacaacacTTTTGTAAAAATAGACACCACTTGGGAGTGTTTGTATGCGTTTAGAAATTGGACTATTAGTGACAGGAGCATTTTTGCCTCCTGTAGACATGCTTGGGAGAAAACAAGCACGTTCTCCCTTGTCGAGTTAATAACTGAAGGCTAATAGCGCTGTTAAATTTGATTTACTTGTCCTGAGAATTCATGTTAAAAGGCCACATGGCAACTAACAAGTTGGTAAGGACAAGACATCTTGTCACTGCAAACTAATATTCAGAAAAGAGATGACCTAAATTCCAAATAATTTACCAAGACGACAAATCTGCTCAAAGGCTTTAGTAGGGTTGTGTGTCCAGCAAAAGatgccccacacacacacactcaatacatacatacagcaaTGCTCCTGTAGCTTTTCCCAAGGCAGACGTGgtgaccataaaaaaaataaaaagacagcaGGATGAAGAGCAGAATAAGAAAAGAATCATACAAGAAAAAGGGACTACTGATTCCTAAACAACGTTTTCATCTCCATTTCCAGAACGCAACATTTGACAGGAAACCAAATTCAACCGGAAAGTAAGTGCGGCGACGCCAATGGACGGAGATGAGACGAATGAGAACCAAATGGAATGGCAGCGATGGAGGAAAGGAAGCGGCTGAGGAATGGCGGGCGGTCAGTCTTTCCATTCCTTCTTGATGGTCAGGCCCCACTCCCAGGACAGATGGTCGTGCTTGTCGTCGTCGGTGAACTTGGACTTGATGTTGTACGTGCCGCGGGCCAGCATGCCTCTGGGCGCCTCCTCCACCGTGGTGAGGAACTCGTACTCCTGGTCGGGTCTGGGCCCGTAGCTGCCCACCATGTAGTCAGACTTGTCGACTGGAGAGCAAGAGTGGAGATGACAACAGATTAGGAACTCAAAACAACTAGTCTTTGTGTGGAGGCGGCCTTACCCTTTACTCCTTTCCTGAATGACTGCTGAATGTACTTCAAACCCGACACGATCTCCCTGTTGACCTGCGGACACGTCACGGCTCAGTGCGGCAAACGCACGACGGATTGAATGGACGCTCTCACCTTGAAATTGATCTTGATTTTGTACTCCACTCCCTCCTTCAACACAAACGGGTTCTTCTTGAAGTTCTCCAGATCTCCTGGCAGACACAGATAATCCAATGCGCCGTTATTTATTCATGGTTTCTCAAATTGCGGCATGCTTAGTGGATTTGTCCACACTGAGAAAGTTGTAGTAAAGATGCTGACCACCAGGTGGCCTTCCGCATCACACTGCAGATTAAACGGTAGCGTCTGATTTGGCTGAAGAGGCTCAGTCAACATTTGTGCACAAAAGGAGTTGGACGGTCCAAATTGAAAGTAAACAATCCATGTGAGCACTTTGGTGTCATGTATTTgcttcacaaaaaaaacgagGTGATCTGTAAGACACACACTCACCCTGCAGATCGAGTACCAAAGGGTTGGGCGCCGCGTCACATATCAGAGTCATCCGCGTCACCTGGATGTTTGGCGAGTTGGGATCTATGACGGAGAGGCACAAGATGACGTCATCAGCCGGCACAAGAAAGCATGTTTTGCAGTCATGAAACACAagaagcagggatgtgatttgaccaaagtgaaattatctgaaaatttagccgggggtctgggggccgctggcacccagctaggtccagggcagtgccctggtggggggacaagaggggcgcagccccccggagctcatgggttttccgtgtttttaagtactttcaatgcactcacatgacaaagaaatagacaaaacaacagcataaattttcaatgtatattgaactatcccatataaaatggcagttttagtcaactcaaaatcagtcacattcaaaaacattggactgcctttgcttttaaaaactatcactgagaatatcatcatatctaactaatgtgattactaagttaacacataaataatgttgaagagttcaaatttcatgaacaaataattgtatcatgaccaaatgaaaagtaactcatattagagcataccacaaatgtctttgttatagcagaagatgttatctgtcggagtcatgtgcatacacaatgaactactaaaaaaaaaaaaaaaaaaaaaactgaatttttttttttttggggggggagataaaaaagtggaattccacgatttagcggaaaaatcacatccctgaagaaGGCTCATTTCTACttgatttctatttgtttcttaTGTAATACTCAATTTTGTGAGTTGGTACTTTTGGGATTTCGAATAtatcattttcaaaatcaaacaaattcCCATTTTGCACGATACTCTTAATTTATTCCTGTAATTTTTTAATGCTCTCAGgtacgatggcgtattagggccacgtataaatatatctatttttagatggcgggggcaatattcagagaaaaaaaaaaatcgcaaatttgccactttattaagtcaAAAATTTGCAACTatctagtggcagatttgcgaaagcaccccccccccccccaccacacacacacacacacagaaacatacacatagcgtagctatagtctaattaTGTGAGGATTCGATgatggttaatgggacactgtttataaaatgaaaaggcaggatggagacggatcattcttaaattaaaactttattcgtcattcaccgcagccagagcgacaacctgatcccctatcagctgaataaacactatccaatcagatgctagcatactagCAAGTGAATgtcggagagcagcagattcgataTCAATTTCGATactaattctggaaacataaatgtacaagtaaatatacattttaacaaattaactcaaACGCTTaatcgtccgggtgtggaccttcgccaAGCGAGGCGTCTGTTGCTGGCCAGTCGTCGTACACAACGCTTTAAATCTCtcctatctccttatttggaaaaccgaccgaaaagtattttttttcctttcaaatctgccactatattaagtcgcaaatttgcacgtttttttttcttggaatattgcccccgccctcttaaaaaatatatatttatacgtggccctaatacgccgttgtgCTCAGGCTAGCTCAACTGTCATGAAAATAGTTATTGGCACTGCTTGCAAAAGCAAATAGATCAGCGCTTTATGACAAATTCAACCTTTACATCCAAATGAGTAGAGGACCAATTCAATCCAATTGTACACAAACCAGAGCAAGTTTATTTAAAAGTCAAAAATTGTCTTGACAATGTTTTATGTggcccccattagtctaaacactgtattctgattaatattgtgcatgtggaatatgaattaagcagtcggcggccattttgccacttgctgtggactgaatacagacgctccccaccttacgaacgagttacgttttttttgtcccaaaatcgattttatttaaattatttcatactgtcttccctttgtttttcgtgtgcctttattgggagcgctgttcatgttatacccggtttggccactgaggggcattGTTGTTCCACGTgatctaatacactgttaagttgtagccacattaggaagtagaaggaaaaattcacgatcaagttattccaataaaaaataataatacagacgctccccaccttacgaacgagttacgttccggacgatcgttcgtaaggtgaatttgttcgtaagttgcttcagtgctatattttgtattataatttatgtttaaagcctatataagtatattgaaggtttatataagtatgtttaaggcttgtacaagtaacctgcattggtttgtactgaaaaaaacttaataaaatggagagaatacgtacagtactgtactacgtatgttagagagagagagcgagagacacacagtatgtacatgtacgtaataagataaataaaattaagtttaacttacttttggaagatgtactcgatgcttaaggagatgatggaggaggaggaggattttatatcatgagagattcttcgtcgtcgctggaatc is a window of Vanacampus margaritifer isolate UIUO_Vmar chromosome 2, RoL_Vmar_1.0, whole genome shotgun sequence DNA encoding:
- the cdr2l gene encoding cerebellar degeneration-related protein 2-like, which translates into the protein MLRASRMEEFVTEEEEPWYDQRDLEQDLHLAAELGKTLLERNKELEDSLQQMYINNEEQGHEIEYLSKQLEMLREINEQHAKVYEQLDVTARELEITNEKLVLESKASQQKIDRLTGTMETLQGQVDSLTGRVEELQTLEDLRVLREKKERRKTVHSFPCLKELCTAPRYEDGFLLANPGSVDLVERQPAEEENERLREIVTSLRSAMAAERSKREGAERECAAVLQEFDRLEQRLLGAEGCQLRVRELEAELQEMQLLRKSRACLMEDGIETLLGNGPETDTPDEPAVVDAGGEVGKGEPGGPVRKSCSDTALNVVTVRDPPGRRQSGRKRGMSILSEVDEQYHALLEKYEELLGKCRRDEESLCHAEVQTSRPVSRDPSLKEYSVACTGAAGSPPTPPHTPSTPEALEGISRQVEQVDKRLSQNTPEYKALFKEIFSRLQKTKSDVSATKGRKSGK
- the arhgdia gene encoding rho GDP-dissociation inhibitor 1, with amino-acid sequence MAESEPTPEQLAALAAANEETDAAVNYKPPAPKSLQEIQELDQDDESLRKYKEALLGKTSVNADPNSPNIQVTRMTLICDAAPNPLVLDLQGDLENFKKNPFVLKEGVEYKIKINFKVNREIVSGLKYIQQSFRKGVKVDKSDYMVGSYGPRPDQEYEFLTTVEEAPRGMLARGTYNIKSKFTDDDKHDHLSWEWGLTIKKEWKD